A single Chitinimonas sp. BJYL2 DNA region contains:
- a CDS encoding ABC transporter substrate-binding protein has protein sequence MGRLNKVWLLALCMATSLTHAEIVIGQSAPLTGLAATYSRHLSNGAKAYFNWLNKQGGINGEQVKFVVYDDGNEFPRVLANTTKLINQDKAVALMGYFSADGTASVISRRWLDGASIPLVGVTSSTRSVREPGSKFVFHTRAGQREEVAKLISQMKRLGINKIGVFYQDDQFGQDGLAAAEAEAKSAGVSIAARASYPANTVKVDTAAKRIADSNVPAVLMISITKPTGAFIKALRAQGSGASLYQTSTVDFEELVKDVGAKAVHGLAIAQVYPYVFDDQNKLIKEFRTVLASHAPEATPAGYAALEGYITAKLVSDAIAKAGKGATRAKVYAMLESMSDADIGGGYRVSYSGTDRSGSKFVDLTIVNQRGELSR, from the coding sequence ATGGGCAGACTCAACAAGGTCTGGCTCCTGGCGCTATGCATGGCCACCAGCCTGACGCACGCAGAAATCGTAATCGGTCAGAGCGCACCCTTGACGGGGCTCGCGGCCACCTACAGCCGTCACCTGAGCAACGGTGCCAAGGCTTATTTCAACTGGCTCAACAAACAGGGCGGCATCAACGGCGAGCAGGTCAAGTTCGTTGTTTACGACGACGGCAACGAGTTTCCGCGCGTGCTGGCCAATACCACCAAGCTCATCAATCAGGACAAGGCCGTTGCCTTGATGGGCTACTTCAGTGCCGACGGCACCGCCTCCGTCATCAGCCGTCGCTGGCTTGATGGCGCCAGCATCCCGCTCGTGGGTGTGACCAGCTCCACCCGCAGCGTGCGCGAGCCCGGCTCCAAGTTCGTATTCCATACCCGTGCAGGCCAGCGCGAAGAAGTCGCCAAGCTGATCTCGCAGATGAAACGCCTCGGCATCAACAAGATTGGCGTGTTCTATCAGGATGACCAGTTCGGTCAGGATGGTCTGGCCGCGGCCGAAGCCGAAGCCAAGTCAGCGGGCGTGAGCATTGCCGCACGTGCCAGCTACCCGGCCAATACCGTCAAGGTGGACACGGCAGCCAAGCGCATTGCCGACTCCAATGTCCCCGCCGTGCTGATGATCTCGATCACCAAGCCCACCGGTGCCTTCATCAAGGCATTGCGCGCGCAAGGCAGCGGCGCCAGCCTGTACCAGACCTCGACGGTGGACTTTGAGGAACTGGTCAAGGACGTGGGCGCCAAGGCCGTGCACGGTCTGGCCATCGCACAGGTCTACCCTTATGTGTTCGACGACCAGAACAAGCTGATCAAGGAATTCCGTACCGTGCTCGCCAGCCACGCACCCGAAGCGACGCCGGCTGGTTATGCCGCGCTGGAAGGCTATATCACGGCCAAGCTGGTCAGCGATGCGATCGCAAAGGCCGGCAAAGGGGCAACCCGCGCCAAAGTCTATGCCATGCTCGAAAGCATGAGCGATGCGGATATCGGCGGTGGTTACCGGGTTTCCTACAGCGGCACTGATCGCAGTGGGTCCAAGTTTGTGGACCTGACCATCGTGAACCAGCGTGGCGAGTTGTCCCGCTAA
- a CDS encoding amidohydrolase family protein, whose protein sequence is MDRRLLSLSAALLAAGCAQLPPAPVGAVASVPLDGSGYPVQVCDANYAGVAAQCTISGDGPFQLLRGNVISDGKLYVGGTLLISPEGKVATAGCAMPRVAARIIDCPGALVSAGLLNLHEHIDYSYQQPPAPPTLKWVHRHEWRKLLPAQRGFEGDAPKDPVVRTEVSERAMLRHMLTGSTAISGAKDYRAFLRNLKLADGALATPTKPVIDSTFPLNDAGSMQWPSAPCTPEQVAQIKVAADKPFIPHVGEGTNAGAGYEVDCVLDAVKAKPTANAFIHGVAISEAQIARLKAQDVAVVLSPRSNFRLYGATAPLPQLKAAGVTLAMGTDWSPSGSLSQLDEARCLMRYNRDKLADLFSWADVHAMMTSNGARAVGLQGQIGKLAPGEWADVVMIDTEGRRDLGAVLANTALKQTLAVMVGGRFASYPTAWGEAVPRLDRCASDPRDLCGQQRTVCGAAAERSLGQLLKQPVYTINESSLCAPASTEDCVVR, encoded by the coding sequence ATGGATCGACGTTTATTGAGCCTGTCCGCCGCCTTGCTAGCCGCCGGCTGTGCCCAGCTACCACCAGCGCCAGTGGGCGCGGTGGCCAGCGTGCCGCTCGACGGCAGTGGCTACCCGGTGCAGGTGTGTGATGCCAACTATGCCGGCGTGGCGGCGCAGTGCACCATATCGGGCGACGGCCCGTTCCAGTTGCTGCGTGGCAATGTGATCAGCGACGGCAAACTCTATGTAGGCGGTACGCTGCTGATCAGCCCCGAGGGCAAGGTTGCCACCGCCGGCTGTGCGATGCCGCGTGTGGCCGCGCGCATCATCGATTGCCCCGGTGCCCTGGTATCGGCCGGGCTGTTGAATCTGCATGAACATATCGACTACAGCTACCAGCAGCCGCCCGCACCGCCCACGCTCAAGTGGGTGCACCGCCACGAATGGCGCAAGCTGTTGCCGGCGCAGCGCGGCTTCGAAGGTGATGCACCCAAAGATCCGGTTGTGCGCACCGAAGTCAGCGAGCGCGCAATGTTGCGGCATATGCTGACGGGCTCCACGGCCATCTCTGGCGCCAAGGACTACCGCGCCTTCCTGCGGAATCTCAAGCTGGCCGATGGTGCCTTGGCCACCCCAACCAAGCCGGTGATCGACAGCACCTTCCCGCTCAACGACGCGGGCAGCATGCAGTGGCCAAGCGCGCCGTGCACACCCGAGCAAGTCGCACAGATCAAGGTGGCGGCGGACAAGCCTTTCATTCCGCATGTGGGGGAGGGGACGAATGCCGGCGCGGGGTATGAGGTCGATTGCGTGCTCGATGCGGTCAAGGCCAAGCCCACTGCCAATGCCTTCATTCACGGCGTGGCGATCAGCGAGGCGCAGATTGCACGGCTCAAAGCACAGGATGTGGCCGTGGTGCTGTCGCCGCGCTCGAACTTCCGTCTCTACGGCGCAACGGCCCCCTTGCCCCAGCTCAAGGCGGCCGGGGTAACGCTGGCCATGGGTACGGACTGGTCGCCATCGGGGTCACTCAGTCAGCTTGATGAGGCCCGTTGCCTGATGCGCTACAACCGCGACAAGCTGGCCGATCTGTTCAGCTGGGCCGATGTGCACGCGATGATGACGAGCAATGGGGCGCGGGCTGTGGGGCTGCAGGGCCAGATCGGCAAGCTGGCACCCGGCGAGTGGGCCGATGTGGTCATGATCGATACCGAGGGACGGCGCGATCTGGGTGCGGTGCTGGCCAATACGGCACTCAAACAGACACTGGCTGTGATGGTGGGCGGCCGCTTTGCCAGCTACCCCACGGCCTGGGGCGAGGCGGTACCCCGGCTGGACCGCTGCGCATCCGATCCGCGCGATCTGTGCGGTCAGCAGCGCACCGTGTGTGGCGCGGCGGCAGAACGTAGTTTGGGGCAGTTGCTCAAGCAGCCTGTCTATACGATCAATGAGTCCAGTCTGTGCGCGCCGGCCAGCACCGAGGATTGCGTCGTACGCTGA
- a CDS encoding peptide ABC transporter ATP-binding protein, producing the protein MADVQQDLLVAKDLTRHYNVSRGFLKGTATVKALNGVSFTLAPRRTLAVVGESGCGKSTLARQLTMIEPATAGELRIEGVDVAKADAATVKAMRSKVQMVFQNPYASLNPRKTITAALDEPLYINTDLGSAERKARIEAMVAKVGLRPEHVRRYPHMFSGGQRQRIAIARAMILNPKIVVADEPVSALDVSIQAQILNLFMDLQDEFGTSYVFISHNLSVVEHVADDLMVMYLGAAVEYGAKSTIYQKPLHPYTLALMSATPAIRAEDRRIKIKVVGELPSPLSPPSGCTFHKRCPHANAQCEQEVPQLRPIDGRMVACHRIEEIAV; encoded by the coding sequence ATGGCTGATGTTCAACAAGACCTGCTGGTTGCCAAGGACCTGACCCGTCACTACAACGTGAGTCGCGGTTTTCTGAAGGGCACGGCCACCGTCAAGGCACTCAACGGTGTGTCATTTACCCTGGCACCGCGGCGCACGCTGGCGGTGGTCGGTGAATCGGGCTGCGGCAAGTCCACGCTGGCGCGCCAGCTGACGATGATCGAACCCGCCACGGCCGGCGAGCTGCGCATCGAAGGCGTGGACGTCGCCAAGGCTGATGCTGCCACGGTGAAAGCCATGCGTAGCAAGGTCCAGATGGTGTTCCAGAACCCCTATGCCTCGCTGAACCCGCGCAAGACGATTACGGCTGCGCTGGATGAGCCGCTCTACATCAATACCGATCTGGGCAGCGCCGAGCGCAAGGCCCGGATCGAGGCCATGGTAGCCAAGGTGGGTTTGCGCCCCGAGCATGTGCGCCGTTATCCGCACATGTTTTCGGGCGGTCAGCGCCAGCGTATCGCGATTGCCCGCGCGATGATCCTGAACCCCAAGATCGTGGTGGCCGATGAACCCGTATCGGCGCTCGACGTGTCGATCCAGGCACAGATTCTCAATCTGTTCATGGATCTGCAAGACGAGTTCGGCACCAGCTATGTGTTCATCTCGCACAATCTGAGCGTGGTCGAGCATGTGGCGGATGACCTGATGGTGATGTATCTGGGTGCGGCTGTGGAATATGGCGCCAAGTCCACCATCTACCAGAAGCCCCTGCATCCCTACACCCTCGCGCTGATGAGTGCGACCCCGGCGATTCGTGCCGAAGACCGTCGTATCAAGATCAAGGTCGTCGGCGAACTGCCCAGTCCGCTGAGTCCGCCGAGCGGCTGCACTTTCCACAAGCGCTGCCCGCACGCCAATGCCCAGTGCGAGCAGGAAGTCCCGCAGCTGCGACCGATTGATGGCCGCATGGTGGCTTGCCACCGGATTGAAGAGATCGCCGTCTAG
- a CDS encoding ABC transporter ATP-binding protein, whose amino-acid sequence MSLLKIKNLRVEFGSLAHPFPAVDGLDFEIDRGELVGIVGESGSGKSVTMMALMGLIDAPGRVTADELVFDGHDLLKLSPSQRRKIVGKDISMIFQDALSSLNPSYTVGFQLKESLKVHLGLRGAELDKRALELLELVEIPDPKSRLNAYPHQLSGGMNQRVMIAMAIACNPKLLIADEPTTALDVTIQAQIMDLLARLQKEHNMALIMITHDLGVVAEMAKRLCVMYAGQVVEQSAIDTIFDAPRHPYTQALLAAIPEHSKGAKRLSALPGIVPGHYDRPAGCLLSPRCRYAQDRCRSERPALLDGVRCFTPLNSEGNPTHG is encoded by the coding sequence ATGAGTCTGCTCAAAATCAAGAATCTGCGTGTCGAGTTCGGCTCGCTCGCGCATCCTTTCCCGGCCGTCGACGGTCTCGACTTCGAGATCGACCGCGGTGAACTCGTCGGCATTGTCGGCGAATCGGGCTCGGGCAAGTCGGTGACCATGATGGCGCTGATGGGTCTGATCGACGCCCCCGGTCGCGTAACCGCCGATGAGCTGGTGTTCGACGGTCACGACCTGCTCAAGCTCAGCCCCAGCCAGCGCCGCAAGATCGTCGGTAAAGACATCTCGATGATCTTTCAGGACGCGCTGAGCAGCCTGAACCCCTCGTACACTGTGGGTTTCCAGCTCAAGGAGTCGCTCAAGGTGCATCTGGGCCTGCGCGGTGCCGAGCTCGACAAGCGCGCGCTGGAACTGCTGGAGCTGGTCGAGATTCCCGACCCGAAGAGCCGCCTCAATGCCTATCCGCACCAGCTGTCGGGCGGCATGAACCAGCGCGTGATGATTGCGATGGCGATTGCCTGCAACCCCAAGCTGCTGATCGCCGACGAGCCGACCACCGCGCTCGACGTGACCATCCAGGCCCAGATCATGGACCTGCTGGCGCGCTTGCAGAAAGAACACAATATGGCCCTGATCATGATTACCCATGATCTGGGCGTGGTGGCTGAGATGGCCAAGCGCCTGTGCGTGATGTACGCCGGCCAGGTGGTGGAGCAATCGGCCATCGATACGATTTTCGATGCGCCGCGCCATCCGTATACACAGGCACTGCTGGCGGCGATTCCCGAACACAGCAAGGGCGCCAAGCGCCTTTCGGCTCTCCCTGGCATCGTGCCCGGTCATTACGACCGGCCTGCGGGCTGCCTGTTGAGTCCACGTTGTCGTTACGCGCAGGATCGCTGCCGCAGCGAGCGTCCGGCGCTGCTCGATGGCGTGCGTTGCTTCACCCCGCTGAACAGCGAAGGAAACCCGACCCATGGCTGA
- a CDS encoding ABC transporter permease subunit, with protein sequence MTTTVQAVENVPSYPSPMREFWQAFSHNKGAVVALAIFLVAVFCALFAGWIAPHSPIEQYRDHMLTPPSWAEGGMSTYLFGTDELGRDILSRLIHGARISLFIAFMSVVMSMIPGIVLGLLAAFFDKTLGPIIMRLMDIMLALPGILLAICIITILGPGLTNTMIAIAIGTLPSYVRLTRAAAMAEINKEYVTASRVAGAGTLRLMFLTVLPNCMAPLIVNATLGFSSAILEVAALGFLGLGVQPPTAEWGTMLSAARDYIERAPWVVTMPGLTILITVLSINLMGDGLRDALDPKLKRAA encoded by the coding sequence ATGACAACTACCGTCCAAGCCGTGGAAAACGTACCCAGCTACCCCTCGCCGATGCGCGAGTTCTGGCAGGCTTTCTCGCACAACAAGGGTGCCGTGGTGGCGCTGGCGATCTTTCTGGTGGCCGTGTTCTGTGCGCTGTTTGCTGGCTGGATCGCGCCGCACAGCCCGATCGAGCAATACCGCGACCATATGCTTACCCCACCGTCCTGGGCCGAAGGCGGCATGTCCACCTATCTGTTCGGTACCGACGAGCTGGGCCGCGATATCCTCTCGCGCCTGATCCATGGTGCGCGCATCTCGCTGTTCATCGCCTTCATGTCGGTGGTGATGTCGATGATTCCGGGCATTGTGCTGGGTCTGCTGGCGGCCTTCTTCGACAAGACGCTCGGCCCCATCATCATGCGTCTGATGGACATCATGCTGGCGCTGCCGGGCATTCTGCTGGCCATCTGCATCATCACCATCCTCGGCCCCGGCCTCACCAACACGATGATCGCCATCGCCATCGGCACCCTGCCGAGCTATGTGCGCCTGACGCGTGCTGCCGCCATGGCCGAGATCAACAAGGAATATGTGACGGCCAGCCGCGTGGCCGGTGCCGGCACGCTGCGCCTGATGTTCCTGACGGTGCTGCCCAACTGCATGGCCCCGCTGATCGTGAACGCCACGCTGGGTTTCTCGTCGGCGATTCTGGAAGTGGCCGCGCTGGGCTTCCTGGGTCTGGGCGTGCAACCGCCCACCGCCGAGTGGGGCACCATGCTCAGCGCCGCACGTGACTACATCGAACGTGCGCCTTGGGTGGTGACCATGCCGGGCCTGACGATCCTGATCACGGTGCTGTCGATCAACCTGATGGGCGACGGCCTGCGCGATGCGCTGGACCCCAAGCTGAAACGCGCAGCGTAA
- a CDS encoding ABC transporter permease subunit, translating into MFSFVLRKLATVIPTFIGITLVAFALIRLIPGDPIEVMVGERKLDPEMHAAAMARLGLDQPLHVQYFRYLGDLAQGDLGISLVTREPVTKEFLTLFPATVELALCALLFAVIIGLPAGMIAGLKRGSVFDHTVMGTAMTGFSMPIFWWGLILIMFFSVSLGWTPVSGRIDIEYDIAQKTGLLLIDSWLSGEEGAFKSAVMHLILPSIVLGTIPLAVIARMTRSSMLEVLREDYIRTARAKGLAPTRIVVVHALRNALIPVITVIGLQTGSLLAGAVLTETIYSWPGIGKWIVDSIARRDYPVVQAGILISATVFIVINLLVDLLYGVVNPRIRSAK; encoded by the coding sequence ATGTTTTCATTCGTACTCAGGAAGCTGGCGACGGTCATCCCGACCTTCATCGGCATCACCCTGGTGGCATTTGCGCTGATCCGGCTTATTCCCGGTGATCCGATCGAAGTGATGGTCGGCGAACGCAAGCTCGACCCTGAAATGCACGCCGCTGCGATGGCCCGCCTGGGTCTGGATCAGCCCCTGCATGTCCAGTACTTCCGCTACCTGGGCGATCTGGCCCAAGGGGATCTGGGCATCTCGCTGGTGACCCGTGAGCCAGTGACCAAGGAATTTCTGACCCTGTTCCCCGCCACCGTCGAGCTGGCCCTGTGTGCCTTGCTGTTCGCCGTGATCATTGGTCTGCCGGCAGGCATGATTGCCGGTCTCAAGCGCGGATCGGTGTTTGATCACACGGTGATGGGCACGGCGATGACAGGTTTCTCCATGCCTATCTTCTGGTGGGGTCTGATCCTGATCATGTTCTTCTCGGTCAGCCTGGGCTGGACGCCCGTGTCCGGCCGCATCGACATCGAATACGACATCGCGCAGAAAACCGGTTTGCTGCTGATCGACAGCTGGCTCTCGGGTGAAGAGGGCGCGTTCAAGTCGGCCGTCATGCACCTGATCCTGCCCTCGATCGTGCTCGGTACGATCCCGCTGGCGGTGATTGCGCGGATGACACGCTCCAGCATGCTCGAAGTGCTGCGCGAGGATTACATCCGCACTGCGCGCGCCAAGGGTCTGGCCCCCACGCGCATCGTCGTAGTCCACGCACTGCGCAACGCGCTGATCCCGGTGATTACCGTGATCGGTCTGCAAACCGGCTCTTTGCTGGCTGGCGCCGTGCTCACCGAAACCATCTATTCCTGGCCCGGCATCGGCAAGTGGATTGTCGATTCGATTGCCCGCCGCGATTACCCGGTGGTGCAGGCCGGCATCCTGATTTCGGCCACCGTGTTCATCGTGATCAACCTGCTGGTCGACCTGCTGTATGGCGTGGTCAACCCGCGCATCCGCTCGGCCAAGTGA
- the murB gene encoding UDP-N-acetylmuramate dehydrogenase, which produces MPVLSDVNLQPLHTLGLQSRAERLYHLEHADQLADILASAVTPLRVLGGGSNLVPAERVAGSVIRVELAGRALLGEDEHAWYVAAAAGENWHDFVQWTLAQGWPGLENLSLIPGTVGAAPIQNIGAYGVELKDRFHALHALSLDDAQPCFFTAEQCMFSYRDSVFKQAEAGRWLITEVLFRLPKQWAPVLDYGDLRQRLDGQAITPQAVADAVIATRQSKLPDPAVIGNAGSFFHNPIVDAATAAALRAHHPAMPAYPQADGRCKLAAGWLIEQAGWKGKRLGPVGMYDKQALVLVNHGDARAADVRTLMQAVQADVQQRFGVQLTPEPIWW; this is translated from the coding sequence TGGCCGACATCCTCGCCAGTGCGGTGACGCCGCTGCGTGTGCTCGGTGGCGGCAGCAATCTGGTGCCGGCCGAGCGGGTTGCCGGTTCGGTGATCCGCGTCGAGCTTGCCGGCCGTGCCCTGCTGGGCGAGGACGAGCATGCCTGGTATGTGGCGGCGGCTGCGGGGGAGAACTGGCATGACTTCGTCCAGTGGACATTGGCGCAGGGCTGGCCGGGCCTGGAGAACCTGTCGCTGATACCGGGCACGGTAGGGGCTGCGCCGATCCAGAACATCGGCGCGTATGGTGTCGAGCTCAAGGATCGCTTCCATGCCTTGCATGCACTGAGCCTGGACGACGCACAGCCCTGCTTCTTTACGGCAGAGCAATGCATGTTTTCCTATCGCGACAGTGTATTCAAACAGGCCGAGGCCGGCCGCTGGCTGATTACCGAAGTGCTGTTCCGTTTGCCCAAACAATGGGCCCCCGTGCTGGATTACGGCGATCTGCGCCAGCGTCTGGATGGCCAGGCGATAACGCCGCAGGCGGTAGCCGATGCCGTGATCGCCACGCGCCAGAGCAAGCTGCCCGACCCGGCCGTGATCGGCAACGCTGGCAGCTTCTTTCACAACCCGATCGTTGATGCCGCCACGGCAGCAGCGTTGCGGGCGCATCATCCAGCCATGCCCGCTTATCCTCAGGCGGATGGCCGCTGCAAGCTGGCTGCGGGCTGGTTGATTGAACAGGCCGGCTGGAAGGGAAAGCGGCTAGGCCCGGTGGGCATGTATGACAAGCAGGCCTTGGTGCTGGTGAACCACGGCGACGCCCGGGCTGCGGATGTGCGGACGCTGATGCAGGCCGTACAGGCCGATGTGCAGCAGCGCTTCGGCGTTCAGCTCACGCCGGAGCCGATCTGGTGGTAG